In the Salvia miltiorrhiza cultivar Shanhuang (shh) chromosome 8, IMPLAD_Smil_shh, whole genome shotgun sequence genome, ATACTACTTCATCCGTCTtataaaaacatgaacattttgtCGTTTTGGAGCGttttacaaaaatatgaacatttctatttttgtacactACCCCACCATAATATCTTTACTTTTTATCTCTACTTTTTCTAAAGTGGAGTCATTTTTTCCACCcacaatacacttttatctaacatacaattttcatgtttttgtgagacataGAGGGTACTTTCATCCACAGTATACAACAATTATCGAAAAATTGGCGTCCAAAAAGAGTATGGAGtactatttaattttcttttttgaacaTGACTCTACTTTCTCTTTTAACTACAATATCACTAATCTTTTTATGATCTCACACTGAATTTAACCATAACCACTTATTTCTACTTAACACACATCTACCAACtattttcttataattttgtccaccaaaagTTGTATATTCTATTTCTAAAATTCAACAATAAGTATAttgaaagcacaaaaagaaCCATctttatatgttaaaaaaaaaatgtttcatcttaaattaaaaataaactgAGCTAAACAATTAACTCaaactcaaaattgaaaattaattaaaatggaaaatggacaaaaataacacaaatttaacaaactAGTATAACATACTACTACAAAAATATTAAGCAATATACATGGATGTTAATGATCATTAAAATAATGTATTGTATTCTATTTATATATCAGATGTTCAAATGAGAATTCTTATTATCATTCCCACTCATTCGATATGAAATCTACGATGGATGCATCATCTGCAAGAACCTAAGTTCAAATCTTGGAAGGAgaaattttttcattattttcttcCGAGTGTCGTTACTTTTATAGCGAATGCAGTAACTCCACAATGTTCTCAATTTTCACTATAAAATGCGGTTTTCACTATAACCAACTCGAATCCGCCCCTGCATGACTTTGCATAACAATATGAATGAATAAGGAAGCAAGAGCAAATTGGGATATAGAAAATTTTAGTACCTAAAATAGGTATCTCCTGAGCCGAAAGCAACCCGCTCCCACCTGAGCAACGGATAATCGTCGTCGACATCACTGTACATGTCCGACTCCAACCTGCGTATTTCGAGAGCCGATATGAAGGGGATCTGCTCTGTCTCTGTCTGAATAAGACATACGCTAATGGAGTCCTTCTTCATCACATAAATCACTTCATAGTAGTAGTAGTGCTTGGTATCATTCGACGTCTGGACATCAGTCCACACGTTCCCATCGAAGCTCAGAGCGAACCCGGGAGGCGAGTTCTTGCCGTCGTAGTTCCCGTAGTAAAAACTCGCGCGTACAAGGACACGCCCCGGCTTCACCGAGCCGATCTCGTAGCAGTTCCTGTTCCGCGAGGTGAACACGCGCAGGGTGTCCCATACGTGGGAGAGGGAGTATAGAGGCTTGACGGAACGGGATTCGCCGCTCTTGACGTATTCATCGTCGCCCACCCAACCGATCCCGCTCGTGTCTCGGTACGGGAGCGATGATCCGCAGTCAATGCTGAGGAAAACTGCAGCAACAAATCTGAGATATTATAGCCTGAAAACAGAGGAAAACAGAGTGAAACAGAGGAAAACAGAGTTGTTGAGGATGAAAATGGAACTCTACCGTCAGCTGATGTAGAGAGATTAGTGCATAGCGATAAAAGCAGAGAGATTATGAGCCAAGGAGAAGCCATGCCAAGATTAATGCCCACGAAAATATGAGAAATAACTCATTTTATATGTGAGataattttcattgaaaagGACAGAACCAGAATGGAGAAACATTCTTCCGAGTTTTTTCTAGGAAGTAAAgataagaaaaagaataaattatCGCAGAAGAACAAaattggtgtataaatacatgaactttattcactttttggtatttaacatgaactttaaaaccTAGTTatgaatacatgaatttaatCACCGTTCAATTTTTAacccgttttttttttttttttatatctcgCGAGATTAATGTCAATATGTCAAGATTAAAATGAGTTGACAAAATCAATTATTCAATGTTTCGAGTCCAACCCCTCGACGAGCTCGCATAAGCGCCCGATGAGGAACCCATTGATGTTGGCTATGAAATTCTCAAATCTTAATGaacaaaattatgaatttgGTAGTGGAATCCCAAAAATCTTAATGAACGTAAGTGTGAAATTTGTAGACAAATTTTATATCCTTCACTTTAAGATTTTGATTTTAGGTTATTGTCCTCTAATAAGAAACAGTGTCATCGTATCTCGGCGTTGATTTTTCTATGTAAATATTCAGGCATTCCAGTTCAGAAATGGTATACAGCATTCAAGTAAACATGATATTAGGGTGTCATAGATATATTATATAGGGTTATtagcatgtaaatacacaaacttttacCACTTtctaaaatttaacatgacttttattttctgcctacaaatacatgaacttagcattttttctgatatttgacacagaaaaaaaaaaaaaaaaaaactctatttGCAAGTGACGTGTAGGCTGGAATACATAACATGGGCTACaaaatatgcacttgaatatAGTAGTtgtattcattattttgattggaGAGTGAATGACGTAGTATTATGGCCTTCTCGTCAAcaataaattagaattttttcttgtcggtgtcaaaaaaaaaaaaatgctaagcTCATGTATTTGTGGcataaaataaaagtcatgttaaatttcaaaaaatgagaaaagtttgtgtatttacatgctaataactcaATTATATACTTAATTTCCTCTAGCAAATAAGTTATAAGTGGAGATAagaacatatgctcttacatcATAAGATTATACAAAAATGTTCACTCTTTTTCAGCCAGGCTAAAAAATCCTCGTCAATGAGTACATATAAATTTGGACAAgatcaaaattcatatataatgaTGTTTGTATGATCAAGATTCAGATATAACACATGTCATCTGCATTTAGTCAATGCCAAGTGATGTGTGCAGAAATTATTGAAGCAACCTAGTCTTCAAGGCAAAGTCTAGGTTCGAAAACAAATTGCCATTTTGCTCGATGTCAACTGGAAAAAGCTATACAAACTTTtgtttagataaaaatatactccctctgtcccgatGAAGGTGAAACGTGTATTTTGGGCACGGAATTTAAGAAGCTAGTGTTTAGTgaaaaaagtaaaatgaaaAAGAGATTAAATGAAAAAGTAGCTTTAATTTATTCTAAAAAGGGAAACGACTCAACTTCGTTGGGACGACTCGAAAAGGAATGCGACTCAACTTCGTTGAGACAGAGGtagtatattaaaaaaaaaaacataaataaggTCGAGTATACAAACTAAACTTCGGCATACCCAAGGGATACAAGTTACAACTAGCAACAAGCAAGCACAACGGAGAGCGCAGGTCCGCACACTCTAGGAGTAAATGTACCGAATCGCACTCAGAGGCATTTACTTTGCATGGttgaatatttaatttcacTCTTACAATGGGATacgaatcaagcaaaactagcttaaataataatcaaggccttgggatatcccgaagttttaatttatctaagtaaataagggattagtctattttaatttatcaaaactaatccttcaaagtaaacgacCCCTTAAAGAAAACCTCAAAGTCTCAACAAAACATATACGCAAGAGAAATGACCAAACaagttcaaaattaatcaatccatcaaagtaagtAGTAGATTAacttgaattatttttattagtcgtGAACAATATTCGCTCTAATCAATTCCCATTGAAAAGGACATAACCAAAATTGGAGAAACATTCTTAGGTGGTTAACAACATTTCTTGGGAGAAGAGAAAATATGATCCAACATCATAGGATTATCATAATCTCAACATGGCATGATTGATAATAACAATAGCAATGTTGTTGAACTCTTCTTGCATTAGGCTATTGATACAAAAATGTTCTTTCTTTTTCAGTTAGCTAAAAATTCCTTTTCATATATAATGATGTTTTTATCAAGACTGGATATAGCATATGTCATCTGCATGAAGTCTAATAATTAATGCAGAAAGTCTATGTTCGAAAAGAATTGTTCAAGGTCAActagaaattaaaaattcaaattaaagaaatgagacgacacgagttttaataaaaattattaatgtaATGGATAAAGGGTCTCACTTAAAAATtagtgataattaattgtattgtgagtgagaAAAGAGCCCATCATGTAATAAAAAGAGTAATTTTTAATGAAGTTAAGGTCCCAAAATGACGAAAAATACTATTTTTgtagacgaatggagtat is a window encoding:
- the LOC130997124 gene encoding uncharacterized protein At1g24485-like, which encodes MASPWLIISLLLSLCTNLSTSADVFLSIDCGSSLPYRDTSGIGWVGDDEYVKSGESRSVKPLYSLSHVWDTLRVFTSRNRNCYEIGSVKPGRVLVRASFYYGNYDGKNSPPGFALSFDGNVWTDVQTSNDTKHYYYYEVIYVMKKDSISVCLIQTETEQIPFISALEIRRLESDMYSDVDDDYPLLRWERVAFGSGDTYFRY